The Salana multivorans genome window below encodes:
- a CDS encoding MerR family transcriptional regulator: protein MSGAVDPRRQETGEQGAQGGDTRPALTALATEPWPRGFSRRPTMNIGAVLAELKREFPTVSHSKIRFLEEQGLVTPDRTPSGYRVFSEADVERLRFALAAQRDSFLPLRVIREKLAALDAGLEDVPVASATPAQHGTRVGPEELAALVGLSTEQIGELTAAGIVVPDAGGRFPASCIAVAQLATELMRLGVDPRHLRMMRTAADRQVDVVAQLTSVLRGRPSAPQDARARERAVQSANDLSGLLSRLHGSLVAAGVERLF from the coding sequence ATGAGCGGCGCGGTCGACCCGCGCCGACAGGAGACGGGTGAGCAGGGGGCGCAGGGCGGTGACACGCGTCCGGCGCTGACGGCGCTCGCCACCGAGCCGTGGCCGCGCGGCTTCTCGCGTCGCCCCACCATGAACATCGGCGCGGTGCTGGCGGAGCTCAAGCGCGAGTTCCCGACCGTGAGCCACTCCAAGATCCGGTTCCTGGAGGAGCAGGGTCTCGTCACGCCCGACCGCACGCCGTCCGGGTATCGCGTCTTCTCCGAGGCCGACGTCGAGCGGCTGCGATTCGCCCTCGCGGCGCAGCGCGACTCCTTCCTCCCGCTGCGCGTCATCCGGGAGAAGCTGGCCGCCCTCGACGCCGGCCTCGAGGACGTTCCCGTCGCGAGCGCGACCCCGGCTCAGCACGGCACGCGCGTCGGGCCGGAGGAGCTGGCGGCGCTCGTCGGGCTGAGCACCGAGCAGATCGGCGAGCTCACGGCCGCCGGCATCGTCGTCCCCGACGCTGGCGGGCGGTTCCCCGCGTCGTGCATCGCCGTGGCGCAGCTCGCCACCGAGCTCATGCGACTGGGGGTCGACCCCCGCCACCTGCGCATGATGCGCACGGCCGCCGACCGGCAGGTCGACGTCGTCGCCCAGCTCACCTCCGTGCTGCGCGGGCGCCCGAGCGCGCCGCAGGACGCGCGGGCGCGGGAGCGCGCGGTGCAGTCGGCCAACGACCTGTCCGGCCTCCTCTCGCGGCTGCACGGGTCGCTCGTCGCCGCCGGGGTCGAGCGCCTCTTCTGA
- a CDS encoding aminoglycoside 3'-phosphotransferase has product MAAFDDWDRVTIGHSAAVVRRSPDGRSYVKSATGVERTALAAEHDRLTWLATTPVGAPRVLDWVDGSDEAGAAVRVSHLVTCALPGVPGSSVPRTDAARAVRGMVELLAALHALSPADCPFDRRLAVTVPLARAAGSPPAVVVDAPILDRVRAAEPADLAVCHGDLCLPNFHLDPGTLRPTGVLDVGRLGVADRHLDLALLHRSMADVRLNPAFGPARARELAEATGADPERLTFYRVLDLYL; this is encoded by the coding sequence ATGGCGGCCTTCGACGACTGGGACCGGGTCACCATCGGCCACAGCGCCGCCGTCGTGCGCCGCAGCCCCGACGGTCGCAGCTACGTCAAGTCCGCCACCGGCGTCGAGCGGACCGCCCTGGCCGCCGAGCACGACCGGCTCACCTGGCTCGCCACGACGCCCGTCGGCGCGCCCCGCGTCCTGGACTGGGTCGACGGGAGCGACGAGGCGGGCGCCGCCGTCCGCGTCAGTCATCTCGTGACGTGTGCGCTGCCCGGCGTCCCCGGCAGCTCCGTCCCGCGCACCGACGCGGCACGGGCGGTGCGCGGGATGGTCGAGCTGCTCGCGGCCCTGCACGCCCTCTCCCCCGCCGACTGCCCGTTCGACCGTCGGCTCGCCGTCACGGTCCCGCTCGCCCGGGCGGCCGGTTCACCGCCGGCGGTCGTGGTCGACGCCCCGATCCTCGACCGCGTCCGCGCGGCCGAGCCCGCCGACCTCGCGGTCTGCCACGGCGACCTGTGCCTACCGAACTTCCACCTCGATCCCGGGACGCTGCGCCCGACCGGCGTGCTCGACGTCGGACGCCTCGGCGTCGCCGACCGGCACCTCGACCTCGCGCTGCTGCACCGATCGATGGCGGACGTTCGACTCAACCCCGCGTTCGGTCCGGCACGGGCTCGGGAGCTCGCGGAGGCGACGGGAGCCGATCCGGAGCGCCTGACGTTCTACCGGGTGCTCGACCTGTACCTCTAG
- a CDS encoding NUDIX hydrolase, with product MTHAPDHPRLSGYAVVVHDGAVLLSGLTGDERWTLPGGGVDFGEHPADAAVREAREETGLEIALGDLLGIDSLVVVAGETGEQQHAVRVLYTATVVAGELAAEADGSTDRVAWHRLDGLDRLPLVELVRTALSLAGHDVPADREGVVDAG from the coding sequence GTGACGCACGCGCCCGACCACCCCCGCCTCTCCGGCTACGCGGTCGTCGTCCACGACGGCGCGGTCCTGCTCTCCGGCCTGACCGGCGACGAGCGCTGGACGCTGCCCGGCGGCGGCGTCGACTTCGGGGAGCACCCGGCCGACGCGGCCGTGCGCGAGGCGCGCGAGGAGACCGGGCTGGAGATCGCGCTCGGCGACCTGCTCGGCATCGACTCGCTCGTCGTGGTCGCCGGCGAGACCGGGGAGCAGCAGCACGCCGTCCGCGTGCTCTACACCGCGACGGTGGTCGCGGGGGAGCTGGCGGCGGAGGCGGACGGCTCGACGGACCGGGTCGCCTGGCACCGCCTGGACGGGCTCGACCGCCTGCCCCTCGTCGAGCTCGTCCGGACCGCGCTGAGCCTGGCCGGGCACGACGTCCCGGCCGACCGCGAGGGCGTGGTCGACGCGGGCTGA
- the rnhA gene encoding ribonuclease HI has protein sequence MAVNERERVEIWTDGACKGNPGPGGWGALLVAGAREKELWGGEATTTNNRMELTAVIEALRALRRPCDVRLHVDSTYVMQGMKSWIAGWKRNGWRTSAKQPVKNADLWRALDEEVARHTIEWIWVKGHAGDPGNERADQLANRGVPTLAR, from the coding sequence GTGGCGGTGAACGAGCGCGAGCGGGTCGAGATCTGGACGGACGGGGCGTGCAAGGGCAACCCGGGACCCGGCGGGTGGGGCGCGCTCCTCGTCGCCGGCGCGCGCGAGAAGGAGCTGTGGGGCGGTGAGGCGACGACGACGAACAACCGCATGGAGCTGACCGCCGTCATCGAGGCGCTGCGCGCCCTGCGCCGCCCCTGCGACGTCCGGCTCCACGTCGACTCGACGTACGTCATGCAGGGCATGAAGAGCTGGATCGCCGGCTGGAAGCGGAACGGCTGGCGGACCTCGGCCAAGCAGCCCGTGAAGAACGCCGACCTGTGGCGCGCGCTCGACGAGGAGGTCGCCCGCCACACGATCGAGTGGATCTGGGTCAAGGGGCACGCGGGCGACCCGGGCAACGAGCGCGCCGACCAGCTCGCCAACCGCGGGGTGCCGACGCTCGCGCGCTGA
- a CDS encoding HAD-IA family hydrolase: MPLTIHAAGVLLDMDGTLVDSTAVVERLWVEWARAHALEPAAVLGVVHGRQSHASMALLLPERPHEANLADAARMLEQEVVQLDGVVEVPGAAAFVASLAGTPHVLVTSASRALAHARMRAAGVAVPEAAVTAEMVRASKPDPEGFRRGAEMLGVEPGECVAFEDSEAGIAAARAAGMRVVGVAVPVGSAAARAVDWIVPDLREVRVVMSGDGGGVTIELPDRAPD; the protein is encoded by the coding sequence ATGCCGCTCACGATCCACGCCGCAGGCGTCCTCCTCGACATGGACGGGACGCTCGTGGACTCCACGGCCGTCGTCGAGCGGCTCTGGGTCGAGTGGGCGCGGGCGCACGCGCTGGAGCCGGCCGCCGTGCTCGGCGTCGTCCACGGCCGGCAGAGCCACGCGAGCATGGCGCTCCTGCTGCCCGAGCGGCCGCACGAGGCGAACCTGGCGGACGCGGCGCGGATGCTCGAGCAGGAGGTGGTCCAGCTCGACGGGGTGGTCGAGGTGCCCGGCGCCGCGGCCTTCGTCGCGTCCCTCGCGGGCACGCCGCACGTGCTGGTCACTTCCGCGTCGCGCGCGCTCGCGCACGCGCGGATGCGCGCGGCGGGCGTCGCGGTGCCGGAGGCGGCGGTCACGGCGGAGATGGTGCGGGCGAGCAAGCCCGACCCCGAGGGGTTCCGTCGGGGTGCCGAGATGCTCGGGGTGGAGCCGGGGGAGTGCGTCGCCTTCGAGGACTCCGAGGCCGGGATCGCGGCGGCGCGGGCGGCGGGGATGCGGGTCGTCGGGGTCGCCGTCCCGGTTGGTTCCGCGGCGGCGCGGGCAGTCGACTGGATCGTGCCCGACCTGCGGGAGGTCCGCGTCGTGATGAGCGGGGACGGCGGGGGAGTGACGATCGAGCTGCCCGACCGCGCGCCGGACTGA
- a CDS encoding acyltransferase family protein, producing MSELRPTTGRSAAPRLRAMDALRLVAALAVVLFHFTARDHVRWGSDRLPHDVFGAFSGVTVYGYAGVHLFFVVSGFVILMSVWGRSVPQFLASRVSRLYPAYWVAVLLTATLRWWWPTFGTVPAGAVAVNLTMTQDAFHVERVDGVYWTLWVELQFYLLMLGFLLWGITARRVLAVAAIAPPAMVALSFLAPRAEAAVGLLGWAPLFAAGMVLFVIHREGSSLARWAVVVGNALLAAVASGLRTVGAIDAVASGGHVVPVVLGAVAVAVVGLVAAVALVPTLRDLDWAILTALGALTYPLYLIHEYVGWAIIETTHEALGRWLTLAVAVGGCLGLAWLLHRFVEEPVHRPMRRWLQTRFERVGELLRAAVRRPGAVAADARGTRGTGRAPGRTSGAPDRLPSPPRAPEPVPDRTRG from the coding sequence ATGTCCGAGCTCCGCCCGACCACCGGTCGGTCAGCCGCGCCGCGGCTTCGAGCCATGGACGCGCTGCGCCTGGTCGCCGCGCTCGCCGTCGTGCTGTTCCACTTCACGGCTCGCGACCACGTGCGCTGGGGGAGCGACCGCCTGCCGCACGACGTCTTCGGGGCGTTCTCCGGGGTGACCGTCTACGGGTACGCCGGGGTGCACCTGTTCTTCGTCGTCAGCGGGTTCGTCATCCTCATGTCGGTCTGGGGCCGGAGCGTCCCGCAGTTCCTCGCGTCGCGGGTGAGCCGGCTCTACCCGGCGTACTGGGTCGCGGTGCTGCTGACCGCGACGCTGCGCTGGTGGTGGCCGACGTTCGGCACCGTCCCAGCAGGGGCCGTCGCCGTCAACCTCACGATGACCCAGGACGCCTTCCACGTCGAGCGGGTCGACGGGGTCTACTGGACGCTCTGGGTCGAGCTGCAGTTCTACCTGCTCATGCTCGGCTTCCTGCTGTGGGGGATCACGGCCCGACGCGTGCTGGCCGTGGCCGCGATCGCGCCGCCGGCCATGGTCGCGCTCTCGTTCCTCGCGCCGAGGGCCGAGGCGGCGGTCGGGCTGCTCGGCTGGGCGCCCCTGTTCGCCGCCGGGATGGTGCTGTTCGTCATCCACCGGGAGGGCTCGAGCCTCGCGCGGTGGGCCGTCGTCGTCGGCAACGCGCTGCTGGCGGCGGTCGCGTCCGGGCTGCGGACCGTCGGCGCGATCGACGCCGTGGCGAGCGGCGGGCACGTGGTGCCGGTGGTGCTGGGAGCCGTGGCGGTCGCGGTCGTCGGGCTCGTCGCCGCGGTTGCGCTGGTGCCGACGCTGCGCGACCTCGACTGGGCGATCCTCACCGCGCTCGGCGCGCTGACCTACCCGCTCTACCTCATCCACGAGTACGTCGGGTGGGCGATCATCGAGACCACGCACGAGGCCCTGGGCCGCTGGCTCACGCTCGCCGTCGCCGTCGGGGGGTGCCTCGGCCTCGCGTGGCTGCTCCACCGGTTCGTCGAGGAGCCCGTGCACCGTCCGATGCGCCGGTGGCTGCAGACCCGGTTCGAGCGGGTCGGCGAGCTCCTGCGCGCCGCGGTCCGGCGCCCGGGTGCTGTCGCCGCGGACGCTAGAGGTACTAGAGGTACAGGTCGAGCACCCGGTAGAACGTCAGGCGCTCCGGATCGGCTCCCGTCGCCTCCGCGAGCTCCCGAGCCCGTGCCGGACCGAACGCGGGGTTGA
- a CDS encoding UTP--glucose-1-phosphate uridylyltransferase has protein sequence MSDRGLDLAVTKMRDAGIGDLAIATFTRLYRELESGATGLIREADVEPLRDIDRQADLDVSEADAREAIARTVVIKLNGGLGTSMGLEGPKSLLPVRDGLTFLDLIARQVLAVREQYGVDLPVVFMDSFRTQAETLATLEAYPDLGVDGLPLDFLQNREPKLDAETLEPVTWERNPDLEWCPPGHGDLYTALQTSGLLDRLLERGYRYVTVSNADNLGAVPDAGIAAWFAASGAPYAAELVAKSDADVKGGQLVVRRSDGQIIQRETAQTYPEELDVANDRHVHPFFHANNLWIDLAQLRDLLAANDGVMPLPLIRNLKTVDPGDKTSTKVVQLEIAMGAAVNVFPGARVIEVERARFLPVKTTNDLLLLRSDVYELTPQWHLVARRPAPLVSLGEKYKLIADFEARVEHVPSLVEADSLTVKGDWRFGDDVRVVGEGRLVAADDEPHIVPPGATVTVDGIAGAAR, from the coding sequence ATGAGCGACCGTGGACTTGACCTCGCCGTGACCAAGATGAGGGACGCCGGTATCGGGGACCTCGCCATCGCGACCTTCACCCGGCTCTACCGGGAGCTGGAGTCGGGGGCGACGGGACTGATCCGCGAGGCGGACGTCGAGCCGCTGCGGGACATCGACCGTCAGGCCGACCTGGACGTCAGCGAGGCGGACGCCCGCGAGGCGATCGCGCGGACCGTCGTCATCAAGCTCAACGGCGGGCTCGGGACGTCGATGGGGCTGGAGGGACCGAAGTCTCTCCTGCCGGTGCGCGACGGGCTCACGTTCCTCGACCTCATCGCCCGTCAGGTCCTCGCGGTGCGGGAGCAGTACGGCGTCGACCTGCCCGTCGTCTTCATGGACTCCTTCCGCACGCAGGCGGAGACGCTGGCCACCCTCGAGGCGTACCCGGACCTCGGCGTCGACGGCCTGCCGCTCGACTTCCTCCAGAACCGCGAGCCCAAGCTCGACGCCGAGACGCTCGAGCCCGTCACCTGGGAGCGCAACCCCGACCTGGAGTGGTGCCCGCCGGGGCACGGCGACCTCTACACGGCGCTGCAGACCTCCGGGCTGCTCGACCGGCTCCTCGAGCGCGGCTATCGCTACGTCACGGTGTCGAACGCCGACAACCTCGGCGCCGTCCCGGACGCGGGCATCGCGGCGTGGTTCGCGGCGTCCGGCGCCCCGTACGCGGCCGAGCTGGTCGCGAAGTCCGACGCCGACGTCAAGGGCGGACAGCTCGTCGTCCGCAGGTCCGACGGCCAGATCATCCAACGCGAGACGGCGCAGACCTACCCGGAGGAGCTGGACGTCGCCAACGACCGGCACGTCCACCCGTTCTTCCACGCGAACAACCTGTGGATCGACCTCGCGCAGCTGCGCGACCTGCTCGCGGCGAACGACGGCGTCATGCCGCTCCCGCTCATCCGCAACCTCAAGACGGTCGACCCGGGCGACAAGACCTCGACGAAGGTCGTGCAGCTCGAGATCGCGATGGGGGCCGCCGTCAACGTGTTCCCGGGGGCGCGCGTGATCGAGGTCGAGCGGGCGCGGTTCCTGCCGGTCAAGACGACGAACGACCTGCTCCTCCTGCGCTCCGACGTGTACGAGCTGACGCCGCAGTGGCACCTCGTGGCCCGCCGTCCGGCCCCGCTCGTCTCGCTGGGCGAGAAGTACAAGCTGATCGCGGACTTCGAGGCCCGCGTCGAGCACGTGCCATCGCTCGTCGAGGCGGACTCGCTCACCGTCAAGGGCGACTGGAGGTTCGGTGACGACGTGCGCGTCGTCGGCGAGGGCCGGCTCGTCGCGGCCGACGACGAGCCGCACATCGTGCCGCCCGGCGCGACGGTGACCGTCGACGGCATCGCCGGCGCCGCGCGGTGA
- a CDS encoding DUF881 domain-containing protein, which yields MTLLTQVMENPLDPGYEAVTRRRREDPDWRPSTLSKVVVLLLTIAIGAGLAIAISSLRSPVGGRNAARELLIDQITERRATQDELTEHNAELNAQILELSGAELALTDPDRRSELDSLAVASGVASVRGPGVVVTLTDSEQAQADPITYGVEAVQAGDLQVVVNALWAGGAEAVAVNGTRIGANGGIRGAGQAILVDRIPVGSPYVVSAIGSREELTKAVASGTTGSYLDVLRTKYRIGIAVAGDDDLWLPGTVTTQLRYAEPLTPTSGQTGPGDLDAPIGSYGLGGQAAGTTGTAGTVGTVEAGTGEGKGIS from the coding sequence ATGACCCTCCTCACCCAGGTGATGGAGAACCCGCTCGACCCCGGGTACGAGGCCGTGACCCGCCGGCGCCGGGAGGATCCCGACTGGCGGCCGTCCACGCTGTCGAAGGTGGTCGTGCTCCTGCTGACCATCGCGATCGGCGCCGGACTGGCCATCGCGATCTCCTCGCTGCGCTCCCCGGTCGGGGGGCGTAACGCCGCGCGCGAGCTGCTGATCGACCAGATCACCGAGCGCCGCGCGACCCAGGACGAGCTGACCGAGCACAACGCCGAGCTCAACGCGCAGATCCTCGAGCTCTCCGGTGCCGAGCTGGCCCTCACGGACCCCGACCGGCGCAGCGAGCTCGACTCGCTCGCCGTCGCGTCGGGCGTCGCGTCGGTCCGGGGGCCGGGCGTCGTGGTCACGCTCACCGACTCCGAGCAGGCGCAGGCCGACCCGATCACCTACGGCGTCGAGGCGGTCCAGGCCGGCGACCTTCAGGTGGTGGTCAACGCGCTGTGGGCCGGGGGAGCCGAGGCCGTGGCCGTCAACGGGACGCGGATCGGCGCGAACGGCGGCATCCGCGGCGCCGGACAGGCGATCCTCGTCGACCGCATCCCCGTGGGCTCGCCCTACGTCGTGTCCGCCATCGGCTCGCGCGAGGAGCTGACGAAGGCCGTCGCGAGCGGCACGACGGGCTCCTACCTCGACGTGCTCCGGACCAAGTACCGGATCGGGATCGCCGTCGCCGGCGACGACGACCTCTGGCTGCCCGGAACGGTGACGACACAGCTGCGCTACGCCGAGCCGCTCACCCCGACGTCGGGGCAGACTGGTCCCGGCGACCTGGACGCTCCGATCGGGAGCTACGGGTTGGGCGGCCAGGCCGCCGGAACGACAGGGACAGCAGGAACCGTTGGAACCGTTGAAGCGGGAACCGGGGAAGGGAAGGGCATCTCGTGA
- a CDS encoding LLM class F420-dependent oxidoreductase — protein sequence MQAGLFLPQGWRFDLVGIPTQDHWSTISSLAQHVDAGPWSSVWVYDHFHTTPVPSEEATHEAWTLMAALAASTSRVRLGQMCTCMAYRNPAYLAKVAATVDVISGGRTEMGIGAGWYEHEWRAYGYGFPRAGERLAMLREGVEILSQAWRLGVASLDGEHYQVDGAIVRPLPLQEGGIPLWIAGGGEKVTLRIAAQYARYTNFDGSPEGFAHKSEILAEHCRELGTDFDAITRSANYNVTIGATQAEVDERLRVLEERLLPHLGREKTDESIRGARSSLACGTPEQIAERLSAMGEAGLGYGIFYFPEAAYDRSGIELFEREVLPHVGAPELELHVLEDDETIPPRPEEEIADVLRSERDPR from the coding sequence ATGCAGGCAGGACTCTTCCTCCCCCAGGGCTGGCGTTTCGACCTCGTCGGGATCCCGACGCAGGACCACTGGAGCACGATCAGCTCCCTCGCGCAGCACGTGGACGCGGGCCCGTGGAGCTCCGTGTGGGTCTACGACCACTTCCACACGACCCCCGTGCCGAGCGAGGAGGCGACGCACGAGGCGTGGACGCTCATGGCGGCACTGGCCGCGTCGACCTCGCGCGTGCGCCTCGGTCAGATGTGCACGTGCATGGCGTACCGCAACCCGGCCTACCTCGCGAAGGTCGCGGCGACGGTCGACGTCATCTCCGGCGGCCGCACGGAGATGGGGATCGGCGCCGGCTGGTACGAGCACGAGTGGCGCGCCTACGGCTACGGCTTCCCGCGCGCCGGCGAGCGGCTGGCAATGCTCCGCGAGGGCGTCGAGATCCTGTCGCAGGCGTGGCGGCTGGGCGTGGCGAGCCTCGACGGCGAGCATTACCAGGTCGACGGCGCGATCGTGCGCCCGCTCCCCCTCCAGGAGGGCGGCATCCCACTGTGGATCGCGGGCGGCGGCGAGAAGGTGACGCTGCGGATCGCGGCCCAGTACGCCCGGTACACGAACTTCGACGGCTCGCCCGAGGGGTTCGCGCACAAGTCGGAGATCCTCGCCGAGCACTGCCGCGAGCTCGGCACCGACTTCGACGCCATCACGCGCAGCGCCAACTACAACGTGACGATCGGCGCGACGCAGGCCGAGGTCGACGAGCGGCTGCGCGTCCTCGAGGAGCGGCTGCTCCCCCACCTGGGCCGGGAGAAGACGGACGAGAGCATCCGGGGCGCGCGCTCCTCGCTCGCCTGCGGGACGCCCGAGCAGATCGCCGAGCGGCTCAGCGCGATGGGCGAGGCCGGGCTCGGCTACGGGATCTTCTACTTCCCCGAGGCTGCCTACGACCGGTCCGGCATCGAGCTGTTCGAGCGCGAGGTGCTGCCGCACGTCGGCGCGCCCGAGCTGGAGCTGCACGTGCTCGAGGACGACGAGACGATCCCGCCGCGTCCCGAGGAGGAGATCGCGGACGTCCTGCGCTCGGAGCGCGACCCGCGCTGA
- a CDS encoding MerR family transcriptional regulator — translation MATSKADAVPTHQIAQGLLFGEELPDLDEFTGYRGPVACRVAGITYRQLDYWARTGLVEPTVRNATGSGTQRLYSFRDMLVLKVVKRLLDTGVSLQQIRAAVDHLRERGVEDLAQITLMSDGASVYECTSPDEVFDLVQGGQGVFGIAVGRVWREVETSIAEFPTEAAETSQDGSDDDVVHPGDELARRRAARLRAV, via the coding sequence GTGGCGACGAGCAAGGCGGATGCAGTGCCGACGCACCAGATCGCCCAGGGTCTGCTGTTCGGTGAGGAGCTGCCCGACCTCGACGAGTTCACGGGCTACCGCGGCCCCGTCGCGTGCCGCGTCGCGGGGATCACCTACCGTCAGCTCGACTACTGGGCGCGCACCGGCCTCGTCGAGCCGACCGTCCGCAACGCCACCGGCTCCGGGACGCAGCGCCTCTACTCCTTCCGCGACATGCTCGTGCTCAAGGTCGTCAAGCGCCTGCTCGACACGGGCGTCTCGCTCCAGCAGATCCGCGCCGCCGTCGACCACCTGCGCGAGCGCGGGGTCGAGGACCTCGCCCAGATCACGCTCATGAGCGACGGCGCCTCCGTCTACGAGTGCACGTCGCCCGACGAGGTGTTCGACCTCGTCCAGGGCGGCCAGGGTGTCTTCGGCATCGCCGTCGGCCGGGTCTGGCGCGAGGTCGAGACCTCGATCGCCGAGTTCCCGACGGAGGCCGCCGAGACCTCCCAGGACGGGTCCGACGACGACGTGGTCCACCCGGGCGACGAGCTCGCCCGCCGCCGCGCCGCGAGGCTCCGCGCCGTCTGA
- a CDS encoding small basic family protein has product MIAVIGLVLGIVVGLVFSPDVPPALQPYLPIAVVAALDALFGGVRAQLEGTFVDRVFITSFLSNVLVAALLVFLGDQLGVGSQLSTAVVVVLGIRIFSNAASIRRIVFKA; this is encoded by the coding sequence GTGATCGCCGTCATCGGGCTCGTGCTCGGGATCGTCGTGGGGCTGGTCTTCTCGCCCGACGTCCCGCCGGCGCTGCAGCCCTACCTGCCGATCGCCGTCGTCGCGGCGCTCGACGCGCTCTTCGGCGGCGTCCGGGCGCAGCTCGAGGGCACCTTCGTCGACCGGGTCTTCATCACGTCGTTCCTCTCGAACGTGCTCGTCGCCGCCCTGCTCGTGTTCCTCGGCGACCAGCTCGGGGTCGGCAGCCAGCTCTCGACGGCGGTCGTCGTCGTCCTCGGCATCCGGATCTTCTCCAACGCCGCGTCGATCCGGCGGATCGTGTTCAAGGCATGA
- a CDS encoding FHA domain-containing protein — translation MAVDDRGGIDDGGDAVTGVPIPDSATTAYLPAYVDPAEAIEPAQGQLDVTPDAAIEALPPSSALLVVQHGPNSGARFLLDAPTTSVGRDTSAEIFLDDVTVSRRHAEFRRVEDGFEVRDVGSLNGTYVNRERIEVALLHAGDEVQIGKYRLTFHPSPQRPSSS, via the coding sequence ATGGCTGTCGATGACCGAGGCGGCATTGACGACGGCGGCGACGCCGTCACCGGGGTTCCGATCCCCGACAGCGCGACGACGGCGTACCTGCCGGCCTACGTCGACCCGGCCGAGGCGATCGAGCCGGCCCAGGGCCAGCTCGACGTCACACCGGACGCCGCGATCGAGGCTCTGCCGCCCTCCAGCGCGCTCCTCGTCGTGCAGCACGGCCCGAACTCGGGCGCCCGGTTCCTCCTCGACGCACCCACGACGTCGGTCGGCCGGGACACCAGCGCGGAGATCTTCCTCGACGACGTCACGGTCTCGCGCCGGCACGCCGAGTTCCGCCGCGTCGAGGACGGGTTCGAGGTCCGCGACGTCGGCTCGCTCAACGGCACGTACGTCAACCGCGAGCGGATCGAGGTCGCGCTGCTCCACGCGGGCGACGAGGTCCAGATCGGCAAGTACCGCCTCACGTTCCACCCGAGCCCGCAGCGGCCGAGCAGCTCATGA
- a CDS encoding DUF881 domain-containing protein produces the protein MTHAKHTPEPAARRKGWGTRSHLLVAVLCAALGFAIVVQVRQTHADEFSLLRQNDLVALLDEITQRNEQLEAEQAQLVLDRNDLEAGVGSAEVAERNAMVQAVLAGTVPVKGPGIEVTINQTGAAIPAASWVNLVEELRNSGAEAIEIGSVRFGAASWFADDDRRVLVDGVPITYPVTVRAIGDPQTLSGGLQIRGGALPRLRSEGAVTTVEQLDELTISSIRVLSPPEIAQPAPEDAKDDG, from the coding sequence ATGACGCACGCCAAGCACACGCCGGAGCCGGCCGCCCGGAGGAAGGGGTGGGGGACCCGCTCGCACCTGCTCGTCGCCGTGCTGTGCGCCGCGCTCGGCTTTGCGATCGTCGTGCAGGTCCGCCAGACCCACGCCGACGAGTTCTCGCTCCTGCGGCAGAACGACCTCGTCGCGCTGCTGGACGAGATCACGCAGCGCAACGAGCAGCTCGAGGCGGAGCAGGCGCAGCTCGTGCTCGACCGCAACGACCTCGAGGCCGGCGTCGGGTCCGCCGAGGTGGCCGAGCGCAACGCGATGGTCCAGGCCGTCCTCGCCGGGACGGTGCCCGTCAAGGGGCCCGGCATCGAGGTGACGATCAACCAGACGGGGGCCGCCATCCCGGCGGCGAGCTGGGTCAACCTCGTCGAGGAGCTGCGCAACTCCGGTGCGGAGGCGATCGAGATCGGCTCCGTCCGGTTCGGCGCCGCTAGCTGGTTCGCCGACGACGACCGCCGCGTCCTCGTCGACGGCGTCCCCATCACGTATCCCGTGACGGTGCGCGCGATCGGCGACCCGCAGACGCTCTCCGGCGGGCTGCAGATCCGCGGCGGCGCGCTGCCGCGACTGCGGTCGGAGGGCGCCGTGACGACGGTCGAGCAGCTCGACGAGCTGACCATCTCCTCCATCCGCGTGCTGAGCCCGCCGGAGATCGCGCAGCCCGCGCCGGAGGACGCGAAGGACGACGGCTGA